One Odontesthes bonariensis isolate fOdoBon6 chromosome 17, fOdoBon6.hap1, whole genome shotgun sequence genomic window carries:
- the ccdc9b gene encoding coiled-coil domain-containing protein 9B isoform X2 — MMPKRDHERDLELDKKIEALRRKNEALMKRYKEVEEDRKRAEEEGMALQSRKGKADDLTITISKSTNDGRVVVTKPFSSGAPAGKGQQEAGPDRGGDGPAQGAGRGHRKQLTVTMAGKKGKRVVSEKPEKRPGPADVKSPTNDGQARRVESAGRGKQPSHITRRDAAAPQEETKQGQKHAEEQHKASEQYQDPENPQASTDLNIPTSKEEQEEYLRWKKEREQIDKERVARHKNAKGQWRRAWDMDKTENMFSDKSLPDRDWGPSNRGGRNARRGQQKAGSDSRGHEKRAKDKAAKNVLVMGSKAKGKDRLTGRARRWQANDDEEDQQTCDTTLEEFLEELDALTEADGEDLKDQDSQEKASPSPDSLSTPEEVSGPATLVSADSLREDTPAQGEAEASSPRGSEKKVRFSEELIQKAPVSQDSESRGSFKASSPKKNKCDVPSPQQPHESVGNDSSQDNEGVPSTLSVTQQLTTETEHTKKDSKDPPTPPSSPPAAEKARASPHEMSVQPVELAKCNINNTNTEELIDSGLSVLSLESGETHPTHSTSSDKAREHGKIV, encoded by the exons ATGATGCCCAAGAGGGATCATGAGCGGGATCTGGAGCTGGACAAGAAGATTGAGGCTCTCCGCAGGAAGAATGAAGCACTAATGAAGAGGTACAAG gaggtggaggaggacagGAAACGGGCAGAAGAGGAAGGAATGGCGCTGCAGAGCCGGAAGGGCAAAGCCGACGATCTCACCATCACCATCAGCAAGTCCACAAAT GACGGTCGTGTGGTGGTGACAAAGCCATTCAGCAGTGGGGCACCAGCTGGGAAAGGACAACAGGAGGCTGGGCCTGACAGAGGGGGAGATGGGCCAGCGCAGGGTGCTGGGCGAGGCCACAGGAAACAGCTAACAGTCACCATGGCTGGCAAAAAG GGTAAGAGGGTGGTGAGTGAGAAACCAGAGAAGAGACCGGGCCCCGCAGACGTCAAGAGCCCTACGAATGACGGACAGGCGAGGCGTGTGGAGTCAGCTGGGAGAGGGAAGCAGCCATCTCACATAACCAGGAGAGACGCAGCAGCACCACAG GAGGAGACTAAACAAGGGCAGAAGCACGCAGAGGAGCAACACAAGGCGTCAGAACAGTACCAG GATCCTGAGAACCCGCAGGCCAGCACAGACCTCAACATCCCCACATCaaaggaggagcaggaagagtATCTGCGGTGGAAGAAAGAGCGAGAGCAGATTGACAAGGAGAGGGTGGCGCGTCATAAAAATGCAAAGGGCCAATGGAGACGGGCGTGGGACATGgacaaaactgaaaacat GTTTTCAGACAAATCCCTCCCTGACAGAGACTGGGGCCCTTCGAACAGAG GGGGAAGAAATGCAAGAAGAGGGCAACAAAAGGCAGGCAGTGACTCAAGAG GTCACGAGAAGCGGGCCAAAGACAAGGCAGCTAAAAATGTGCTCGTGATGGGCAGTAAAGCGAAAGGCAAAGATCGTCTGACTGGGAGGGCCAGGAG atgGCAAGCAAATGATGATGAAGAGGATCAACAG ACTTGTGACACAACACTGGAGGAATTCCTTGAGGAACTCGACGCCCTCACAGAAGCTGACGGAGAGGATCTGAAAGATCAGGATTCACAAGAAAAGGCGTCCCCCAGCCCGGATTCACTGAGCACGCCTGAAGAAGTGAGTGGGCCAGCGACTCTGGTGTCAGCTGATAGTTTGAGAGAGGACACCCCTGCTCAGGGAGAGGCAGAAGCGTCGTCCCCTCGGGGATCAGAGAAGAAAGTACGTTTCTCAGAGGAACTCATCCAGAAGGCTCCTGTTAGTCAAGACTCAGAATCAAGAGGCTCTTTCAAAGCTTCTTCACCAAAAAAGAACAAGTGTGATGTGCCGAGCCCACAGCAGCCTCATGAAAGTGTTGGTAATGATAGTTCTCAGGACAATGAAGGTGTTCCTTCAACTCTTTCTGTTACTCAGCAGCTCACAACTGAAACTGAGCACACTAAAAAAGACAGCAAAGACCCCCCTACACCTCCCAGCTCAcctcctgctgctgaaaaaGCCCGTGCCTCTCCACACGAGATGTCTGTCCAGCCAGTAGAGCTGGCCAAGtgcaacatcaacaacacaaacacag AGGAACTAATAGACTCCGGCCTTTCTGTTCTGAGCCTGGAGTCAGGAgaaacacacccaacacactcCACCAGCAGTGACAAG gcACGAGAGCATGGGAAgattgtttga
- the ccdc9b gene encoding coiled-coil domain-containing protein 9B isoform X1, whose protein sequence is MERPTDSDMMPKRDHERDLELDKKIEALRRKNEALMKRYKEVEEDRKRAEEEGMALQSRKGKADDLTITISKSTNDGRVVVTKPFSSGAPAGKGQQEAGPDRGGDGPAQGAGRGHRKQLTVTMAGKKGKRVVSEKPEKRPGPADVKSPTNDGQARRVESAGRGKQPSHITRRDAAAPQEETKQGQKHAEEQHKASEQYQDPENPQASTDLNIPTSKEEQEEYLRWKKEREQIDKERVARHKNAKGQWRRAWDMDKTENMFSDKSLPDRDWGPSNRGGRNARRGQQKAGSDSRGHEKRAKDKAAKNVLVMGSKAKGKDRLTGRARRWQANDDEEDQQTCDTTLEEFLEELDALTEADGEDLKDQDSQEKASPSPDSLSTPEEVSGPATLVSADSLREDTPAQGEAEASSPRGSEKKVRFSEELIQKAPVSQDSESRGSFKASSPKKNKCDVPSPQQPHESVGNDSSQDNEGVPSTLSVTQQLTTETEHTKKDSKDPPTPPSSPPAAEKARASPHEMSVQPVELAKCNINNTNTEELIDSGLSVLSLESGETHPTHSTSSDKAREHGKIV, encoded by the exons ATGGAAAGACCC ACAGACAGTGACATGATGCCCAAGAGGGATCATGAGCGGGATCTGGAGCTGGACAAGAAGATTGAGGCTCTCCGCAGGAAGAATGAAGCACTAATGAAGAGGTACAAG gaggtggaggaggacagGAAACGGGCAGAAGAGGAAGGAATGGCGCTGCAGAGCCGGAAGGGCAAAGCCGACGATCTCACCATCACCATCAGCAAGTCCACAAAT GACGGTCGTGTGGTGGTGACAAAGCCATTCAGCAGTGGGGCACCAGCTGGGAAAGGACAACAGGAGGCTGGGCCTGACAGAGGGGGAGATGGGCCAGCGCAGGGTGCTGGGCGAGGCCACAGGAAACAGCTAACAGTCACCATGGCTGGCAAAAAG GGTAAGAGGGTGGTGAGTGAGAAACCAGAGAAGAGACCGGGCCCCGCAGACGTCAAGAGCCCTACGAATGACGGACAGGCGAGGCGTGTGGAGTCAGCTGGGAGAGGGAAGCAGCCATCTCACATAACCAGGAGAGACGCAGCAGCACCACAG GAGGAGACTAAACAAGGGCAGAAGCACGCAGAGGAGCAACACAAGGCGTCAGAACAGTACCAG GATCCTGAGAACCCGCAGGCCAGCACAGACCTCAACATCCCCACATCaaaggaggagcaggaagagtATCTGCGGTGGAAGAAAGAGCGAGAGCAGATTGACAAGGAGAGGGTGGCGCGTCATAAAAATGCAAAGGGCCAATGGAGACGGGCGTGGGACATGgacaaaactgaaaacat GTTTTCAGACAAATCCCTCCCTGACAGAGACTGGGGCCCTTCGAACAGAG GGGGAAGAAATGCAAGAAGAGGGCAACAAAAGGCAGGCAGTGACTCAAGAG GTCACGAGAAGCGGGCCAAAGACAAGGCAGCTAAAAATGTGCTCGTGATGGGCAGTAAAGCGAAAGGCAAAGATCGTCTGACTGGGAGGGCCAGGAG atgGCAAGCAAATGATGATGAAGAGGATCAACAG ACTTGTGACACAACACTGGAGGAATTCCTTGAGGAACTCGACGCCCTCACAGAAGCTGACGGAGAGGATCTGAAAGATCAGGATTCACAAGAAAAGGCGTCCCCCAGCCCGGATTCACTGAGCACGCCTGAAGAAGTGAGTGGGCCAGCGACTCTGGTGTCAGCTGATAGTTTGAGAGAGGACACCCCTGCTCAGGGAGAGGCAGAAGCGTCGTCCCCTCGGGGATCAGAGAAGAAAGTACGTTTCTCAGAGGAACTCATCCAGAAGGCTCCTGTTAGTCAAGACTCAGAATCAAGAGGCTCTTTCAAAGCTTCTTCACCAAAAAAGAACAAGTGTGATGTGCCGAGCCCACAGCAGCCTCATGAAAGTGTTGGTAATGATAGTTCTCAGGACAATGAAGGTGTTCCTTCAACTCTTTCTGTTACTCAGCAGCTCACAACTGAAACTGAGCACACTAAAAAAGACAGCAAAGACCCCCCTACACCTCCCAGCTCAcctcctgctgctgaaaaaGCCCGTGCCTCTCCACACGAGATGTCTGTCCAGCCAGTAGAGCTGGCCAAGtgcaacatcaacaacacaaacacag AGGAACTAATAGACTCCGGCCTTTCTGTTCTGAGCCTGGAGTCAGGAgaaacacacccaacacactcCACCAGCAGTGACAAG gcACGAGAGCATGGGAAgattgtttga
- the mthfd1b gene encoding C-1-tetrahydrofolate synthase, cytoplasmic encodes MSAQVISGKEVSAQVRSRLKKDVEQMKLKDPNFRPGLVVLQVGDRDDSNLYISMKLKAAAEIGINATHMRLPKTATEEEVLHGIREVNENSSVHGLIVQLPLDSVHKIDTEKVTNAVAPEKDVDGLTSINAGKLSRGDLADCFIPCTPNGCMELIRQTGVSVAGKRAVVIGRSKIVGAPMHDLLLWNHATVTTCHSKTADLAGEVANADILVVGIGKAEMVKGEWIKKGAVVIDCGINHVPDETKPSGKRVVGDVQFNSAKEQAGFITPVPGGVGPMTVAMLMANTVVSAKRFLENHQPGKWDISYTKLNLQKPVPSDIVISRSCVPKHIDGLAREVGLLSDEVELYGKTKAKVQLNIIKRLQSQPDGKYVVVTGITPTPLGEGKSTTTVGLVQAMGAHMKLNVFACVRQPSQGPTFGIKGGAAGGGYSQVIPMEEFNLHLTGDIHAITAANNLVAAAIDARMFHEATQTDKALYNRLVPLSGGQRKFSPIQVNRLKRLGIDKTDPSTLTDEEVTRFARLDIEPSSVTWHRVLDTNDRFLRKITIGQSPTEKGHTREAQFDITVASEIMAVLALTSSLVDMRQRLAKMVVATSRGGQPITTEDLGVSGALAVLMRDAIKPNLMQTLEGTPVFVHAGPFANIAHGNSSILADKIALKLVGPEGFVVTEAGFGADIGMEKFFNIKCRYSGLRPHVVVLVATVRALKMHGGGPLVTAGMSLPKEYVEENLELLKNGCSNMRKQIENAKQFGVPVVVAVNAFKTDTEAELDLVCNMAKAAGAFDAVRCSHWAEGGAGAVALGQAVQRASGTPSNFRFLYDLELPIADKIRIIAQKIYGADDIELLPEAQHKVELYTKQGFGNLPICMAKTHLSLSHEADKKGVPTGFILPIRDIRASVGAGFLFPLVGTMPTIPGLPTRPCFYDIDLDPETEQVNGLF; translated from the exons ATGTCAGCTCAAGTCATAAGCGGCAAAGAGGTGTCGGC gcaggTGAGGTCGCGTCTAAAGAAGGATGTGGAGCAGATGAAACTCAAGGATCCCAACTTCCGACCCGGTCTGGTGGTTTTACAG GTTGGAGACCGCGATGATTCAAATCTGTACATCAGTATGAagctgaaagcagcagcagag ATTGGAATCAATGCGACACATATGAGACTTCCTAAGACTGCAACAGAGGAAGAG GTTCTTCACGGCATCAGGGAGGTGAATGAGAACTCATCCGTCCACGGCCTCATCGTACAGCTGCCTTTAGACTCGGTGCACAAGATCGACACCGAGAAGGTCACGAACGCCGTGGCTCCAGAAAAAGACGTAGACGG ACTGACCAGCATCAACGCGGGGAAGCTGTCACGTGGGGATCTggccgactgtttcatcccctGCACGCCAAATGGCTGCATGGAGCTGATCAGGCAGACGG GTGTATCTGTGGCAGGGAAGAGAGCGGTTGTGATCGGTCGCAGTAAGATTGTTGGCGCCCCGATGCAcgatctgctgctgtggaaccaCGCCACCGTCACCACCTGCCACTCTAAAACTGCAGATCTCGCTGGAGAG GTGGCTAACGCAGACATCCTGGTTGTTGGTATTGGAAAAGCAGAGATGGTGAAAGGAGAGTGGATCAAGAAGGGAGCGGTGGTCATTGACTGTGGTATCAACCATGTTCCAG ATGAGACGAAACCCAGTGGGAAGCGGGTGGTGGGTGATGTCCAGTTCAACTCAGCCAAAGAGCAAGCTGGCTTCATCACACCTGTGCCTGGTGGAGTGGGACCCATGACTGTAGCCATGCTGATGGCG AACACAGTGGTTAGTGCAAAGCGTTTCCTGGAGAACCACCAACCAGGGAAGTGGGACATTTCTTACACCAAACTCAACCTTCAGAAGCCCGTGCCAAG TGACATCGTGATTTCTCGCTCCTGTGTGCCCAAGCATATTGACGGTCTAGCCAGAGAGGTGGGCCTGCTCTCTGATGAGGTGGAGCTCTATGGGAAGACTAAGGCCAAGGTCCAGCTGAATATCATCAAACGGCTGCAGTCCCAGCCTGACGGCAAATATGTTGTGGTCACAGG TATTACACCCACTCCTCTGGGTGAGGGTAAGAGCACCACCACTGTCGGCCTGGTCCAGGCCATGGGAGCCCACATGAAGCTCAATGTGTTTGCTTGCGTCCGCCAGCCTTCTCAGGGACCCACTTTTGGTATTAAAG GTGGCGCTGCAGGAGGTGGATATTCTCAAGTTATACCGATGGAAGAG TTTAACCTCCATCTTACTGGTGACATTCACGCCATCACAGCTGCTAACAATCTGGTGGCTGCGGCCATCGATGCCCGCATGTTCCATGAGGCCACACAGACTGATAAG GCTCTGTATAATCGTTTGGTCCCACTCAGTGGAGGGCAGAGGAAGTTCTCCCCGATCCAGGTCAACAGACTCAAA agattAGGCATCGACAAGACTGATCCTTCCACTCTCACTGATGAGGAGGTCACCCGCTTTGCACGCTTGGACATTGAGCCAAGCTCAGTTACCTGGCATAGAG tgtTGGACACAAATGATCGATTCCTTAGGAAGATCACAATCGGCCAGTCGCCAACTGAGAAAGGACACACCAGAGAG GCCCAGTTTGACATCACTGTCGCCAGCGAGATCATGGCGGTGCTCGCCCTCACCAGCAGCCTGGTGGACATGCGGCAGCGCCTGGCCAAGATGGTTGTGGCCACCAGCCGCGGCGGGCAGCCCATCACCACAGAGGACCTG GGCGTGAGTGGAGCTCTAGCTGTACTGATGAGAGATGCCATCAAGCCAAACCTGATGCAGACTTTGGAG GGGACACCTGTGTTTGTTCATGCTGGCCCCTTTGCCAACATTGCCCATGGAAACTCCTCCATCCTGGCTGATAAGATTGCTTTGAAGCTGGTCGGACCTGAGGGCTTTGTGG TGACAGAGGCTGGTTTTGGTGCCGACATCGGTATGGAGAAGTTCTTCAATATCAAGTGCCGCTACTCTGGCCTGAGACCCCATGTGGTGGTTCTGGTGGCCACGGTTCGAGCCCTTAAGATGCACGGAGGAGGACCATTA GTCACTGCTGGGATGTCACTGCCTAAGGAATATGTGGAAGAG aaccTTGAGCTGCTGAAGAACGGCTGCAGCAACATGAGGAAACAGATAgaaaatgcaaaacaatttgGTGTTCCAGTGGTGGTGGCTGTCAATGCCTTCAA GACAGACACTGAGGCAGAGTTGGACTTGGTCTGCAACATGGCCAAAGCTGCCGGAGCCTTTGATGCTGTGCGATGCTCCCATTGGGCAGAGGGTGGAGCCGGGGCTGTGGCCCTGGGTCAGGCTGTCCAGAGAGCCAGTGGGACCCCCAGCAACTTCAGATTCCTCTATGATTTGGAG CTCCCAATTGCTGACAAAATTCGAATAATCGCTCAGAAGATCTACGGAGCCGATGATATTGAGCTTCTCCCCGAGGCCCAACATAAGGTGGAGCTCTACACCAAACAG GGTTTTGGTAATCTTCCAATCTGTATGGCAAAGACGCATTTGTCCCTTTCTCACGAGGCAGATAAGAAAGGCGTGCCCACAGGTTTCATCCTGCCAATCAGAGACATCCGAGCGAGTGTGGGCGCTGGCTTCCTCTTCCCGTTGGTTGGCACG ATGCCCACGATCCCTGGCCTGCCCACCCGGCCTTGTTTCTATGATATCGACCTGGACCCTGAGACTGAACAGGTCAACGGGCTCTTctaa
- the dorip1 gene encoding dopamine receptor-interacting protein 1, with the protein MESRFSVLNDTEDLSRFSNPENSIYAERSKTLFEEIRASINNNDEEDRAFWRPVLPWGGVFTIKAGRKAISCIPLYVEIQLKNTCTIDGFLMILYVILRDNQGFHRELAVFLGKQFVDHFLYLMDSCDYTTVKILWIWNRMSKRQYRSEIHQTALEIDLFGNEHENFTENLDNLMSTMQESLCTNWSCPVRIQDFIKATISISPAHELPRRDPIQSAVDEFFCPKLLLCSEPGCDGLREFSQRVFCHGPPPFVILNMQQWRSEDLSYVPYHLALCQHRYLLEGATLFNKEEHHYSAAFNLDGCWMHYDGLRSDNLILLHKPPELLLLSSLVYIRSSDK; encoded by the exons ATGGAGAGTAGATTCAGTGTTTTGAACGACACAGAAGACCTCTCGCGATTTTCAAACCCTGAAAACAGTATTTACGCCGAAAG ATCTAAGACGCTGTTTGAAGAAATTCGTGCCTCCATAAACAATAATGACGAAGAAGACCGCGCCTTCTGGAGGCCTGTGCTCCCTTGGGGTGGCGTCTTTACCATCAAGGCAGGACGGAAGGCCATATCATGCATACCTCTGTACGTGGAAATTCAACTGAAAAACACCTGCACCATTGATGGCTTCCTTATGATCCTGTATGTGATTCTGCGGGACAACCAGGGCTTTCACAGGGAGCTGGCTGTTTTCCTGGGCAAGCAGTTTGTGGACCACTTCCTCTACCTGATGGACTCCTGTGACTACACCACAGTGAAGATTCTGTGGATCTGGAACAGGATGTCTAAAAGACAGTATCGCTCTGAGATCCACCAGACAGCGTTGGAGATCGACCTGTTTGGGAATGAGCACGAGAACTTCACAGAGAACCTGGACAACCTCATGTCCACCATGCAGGAGAGCCTGTGCACCAACTGGAGCTGCCCGGTCCGCATCCAGGATTTCATCAAAGCCACCATCAGCATCAG CCCCGCTCATGAGCTTCctcgcagagacccaattcAGTCGGCCGTGGATGAATTTTTCTGTCCCAAGCTTCTTCTGTGCTCAGAACCGGG GTGCGATGGCTTAAGGGAGTTTTCTCAGAGGGTTTTCTGCCATGGCCCCCCACCCTTTGTTATTCTCAACATGCAGCAGTGGAGGTCAGAGGATCTGTCCTACGTCCCCTACCATCTGGCTCTCTGTCAGCACAG ATACCTACTAGAGGGCGCCACACTCTTCAACAAGGAGGAGCATCACTACTCTGCAGCCTTCAATTTAGATGGGTGCTGGATGCACTACGACGGTCTGAGGAGTGATAATCTGATCCTGCTGCACAAGCCACCAGAGCTTCTGCTGCTGTCCTCTCTGGTCTACATCCGCTCCTCTGACAAGTGA